The following proteins come from a genomic window of Pseudomonas hygromyciniae:
- a CDS encoding ABC transporter ATP-binding protein — protein MATLELRNVNKTYGAGLPDTLKNIELSIKDGEFLILVGPSGCGKSTLMNCIAGLENISGGAIMIGDQDVSGMSPKDRDIAMVFQSYALYPTMSVRENIEFGLKIRKMSQAAIDEEVARVAKLLQIEHLLNRKPGQLSGGQQQRVAMGRALARRPKIYLFDEPLSNLDAKLRVEMRTEMKLMHQRLKTTTVYVTHDQIEAMTLGDKVAVMKDGIIQQFGTPKEIYNDPANLFVASFIGSPPMNFIPLRLQRKEGRLQALLDSGQARCELPLGMNDAGLEDRDVILGLRPEQIVLASGEGNGLPSIRAEVQVTEPTGPDTLVFVQLNDTKVCCRLAPDVAPQVGESLTLQFDPSKVLLFDAKTGERLGTAAAQPAQAHADNVTQFKGR, from the coding sequence ATGGCTACGCTCGAACTTCGCAATGTAAACAAGACCTATGGTGCCGGCCTGCCGGACACCCTGAAAAACATCGAGCTGTCGATCAAGGACGGTGAGTTCCTGATCCTCGTCGGGCCTTCGGGTTGCGGCAAGTCCACCTTGATGAACTGCATCGCCGGCCTGGAAAACATCAGCGGCGGCGCGATCATGATCGGTGACCAGGACGTCAGCGGCATGAGCCCCAAGGACCGGGATATCGCCATGGTGTTCCAGTCCTACGCGCTGTACCCGACCATGAGCGTGCGCGAGAACATCGAGTTCGGCCTGAAAATCCGCAAGATGAGCCAGGCGGCCATCGATGAGGAAGTGGCGCGGGTGGCCAAGTTGCTGCAGATCGAACACTTGCTCAATCGCAAGCCGGGCCAGCTCTCCGGTGGTCAGCAACAGCGCGTGGCCATGGGCCGGGCGCTGGCGCGGCGGCCGAAGATCTACCTGTTCGACGAACCGCTGTCCAACCTCGACGCCAAGCTGCGGGTCGAGATGCGCACCGAAATGAAACTGATGCACCAGCGCCTGAAAACCACCACGGTCTATGTGACCCACGACCAGATCGAAGCCATGACCCTGGGCGACAAAGTGGCGGTGATGAAGGACGGCATCATCCAGCAGTTCGGCACGCCCAAAGAGATCTACAACGATCCGGCCAACCTGTTCGTGGCGAGCTTTATCGGTTCGCCGCCGATGAACTTCATCCCCCTGCGCCTGCAACGCAAGGAGGGCCGCCTGCAGGCCCTGCTCGACAGCGGCCAGGCGCGTTGCGAATTGCCATTGGGCATGAATGACGCGGGTCTTGAAGACCGCGACGTGATCCTCGGTCTGCGCCCGGAGCAAATTGTGCTGGCCAGCGGCGAGGGCAATGGTTTGCCGAGCATTCGCGCTGAAGTCCAGGTGACCGAGCCCACCGGCCCGGACACCCTGGTGTTTGTCCAGCTCAATGACACCAAGGTCTGCTGCCGCCTGGCGCCGGACGTAGCGCCGCAAGTGGGCGAGAGCCTGACCTTGCAGTTCGATCCGTCCAAGGTGCTGTTGTTCGACGCCAAGACCGGTGAACGCCTGGGCACCGCTGCTGCGCAGCCGGCACAGGCGCATGCCGACAATGTCACCCAATTCAAGGGCCGCTAA
- a CDS encoding D-hexose-6-phosphate mutarotase: MHEQPLQRFFKSLREQPVFAWERFQMRDVLVINHPLCQAVFSRQGAQLLHFQPTGQKPWLWCAAKWPQVGAIRGGVPVCWPWYGRHPSENAWPSHGWARLIDWKLLDSSTGDDGVRLHWQLQLCDWQVDLHAHLGESLDLRLSTEHQDELPCQLSHALHAYWRIGHVGEIALSGLEGAQGYDQLSRQACQQEGELRVDGGCQRVFQHEGELQLKDHAWHRELRIDTGDSADTVVWHPGSRPLLGVSFNEASGFVCVESAMAGACLAPGERAHLSLQARAGV, translated from the coding sequence ATGCATGAGCAACCGCTGCAACGCTTTTTCAAATCCCTGCGCGAGCAACCGGTGTTTGCCTGGGAGCGCTTCCAGATGCGCGACGTGCTGGTGATCAATCACCCGCTCTGCCAGGCGGTGTTCAGCCGCCAGGGCGCGCAGTTGCTGCACTTCCAGCCTACGGGCCAGAAGCCATGGCTATGGTGCGCGGCAAAGTGGCCGCAAGTCGGGGCGATTCGTGGCGGCGTGCCGGTGTGCTGGCCGTGGTATGGCCGTCATCCTAGCGAAAACGCCTGGCCATCCCATGGCTGGGCGCGCTTGATCGACTGGAAACTGCTGGACAGCAGCACCGGCGACGACGGCGTGCGCTTGCACTGGCAATTGCAGCTGTGCGATTGGCAGGTGGACTTGCATGCGCACCTGGGGGAAAGCCTGGATCTGCGTCTGAGCACCGAGCACCAGGACGAACTGCCGTGCCAATTGAGCCACGCTTTGCACGCTTATTGGCGTATTGGTCACGTTGGTGAGATAGCGCTGTCTGGGCTAGAGGGGGCGCAAGGTTACGACCAGTTGAGCCGCCAGGCCTGCCAGCAGGAAGGTGAGCTGCGGGTCGATGGCGGCTGCCAGCGAGTGTTCCAGCATGAAGGCGAATTGCAGCTCAAGGACCACGCTTGGCACCGCGAGTTGCGCATTGATACGGGTGACAGTGCAGACACGGTGGTTTGGCATCCGGGCAGCCGGCCGTTGCTGGGGGTGAGCTTTAACGAGGCGTCGGGCTTTGTGTGTGTCGAGTCGGCCATGGCCGGGGCGTGTCTGGCGCCGGGGGAGCGGGCGCATTTGAGTTTGCAGGCCCGGGCTGGGGTTTAG
- a CDS encoding D-mannose isomerase has protein sequence MTIQPLPASSWLNAPAHHAWLAAEGRRLLAFAKASRLPEGFGNLDVQGRLPADACAETMNTARMTHSFAMAHAQGLPGYAQLVEHGVASLSGPLRDAEHGGWFAVAGARDGNTGKAAYLHAFVALAASSAVVAGAPGAQALLADAIQSIDQHFWCEEEGAMLESFAQDWSGVEAYRGANSNMHATEAFLALADVTGDSRWLGRALRIVERVIHQHASANEFMVIEHFDRYWQPLHRYNENNPADGFRPYGITPGHGFEWARLVLHLEAARQQAGLVTPQWLLEDAKGLFASACEYGWSADGAPGLVYTLDWHFRPVVRERLHWTHAEASAAAQALLKRTGEWHYETWYRRFWEFCETHLIDRIQGSWHHELDPLNQPASKIWGGKPDLYHAWQAVLLPGLPLSPSMASALAAGAYVTKW, from the coding sequence ATGACCATCCAACCACTGCCTGCCAGCAGTTGGCTGAACGCACCTGCCCATCACGCCTGGCTTGCCGCCGAGGGCCGGCGTCTGCTGGCGTTTGCCAAGGCTTCCCGGCTGCCTGAAGGCTTCGGCAACCTCGACGTCCAGGGCCGCCTGCCTGCCGACGCCTGCGCCGAAACCATGAACACCGCCCGTATGACCCACAGCTTTGCCATGGCCCACGCCCAGGGCCTGCCAGGGTATGCGCAGTTGGTGGAACACGGTGTCGCCAGTCTCAGTGGCCCGTTGCGCGATGCCGAACATGGCGGCTGGTTTGCCGTCGCCGGCGCACGTGATGGCAACACTGGCAAGGCCGCCTATCTGCATGCTTTTGTCGCCCTGGCCGCCAGCTCTGCGGTAGTGGCGGGTGCCCCTGGGGCACAAGCCCTACTGGCGGATGCCATCCAAAGCATCGACCAGCATTTTTGGTGCGAGGAGGAGGGCGCGATGCTCGAATCGTTCGCCCAGGACTGGAGCGGCGTGGAAGCCTATCGCGGTGCCAACAGTAATATGCACGCCACCGAAGCGTTCCTGGCCCTGGCTGATGTCACCGGCGACAGCCGATGGCTGGGGCGGGCGTTGCGCATTGTCGAGCGGGTGATCCATCAGCACGCCAGCGCCAACGAATTTATGGTGATCGAACATTTCGACCGCTATTGGCAACCCCTGCATCGTTACAACGAGAACAACCCGGCCGACGGCTTCCGTCCCTACGGCATCACCCCCGGCCACGGCTTCGAATGGGCGCGCCTGGTGCTGCACCTCGAAGCCGCACGCCAGCAGGCAGGGCTCGTCACGCCGCAGTGGTTGCTGGAGGATGCCAAGGGCTTGTTCGCCAGTGCCTGCGAATATGGCTGGTCGGCGGACGGTGCTCCGGGCCTGGTTTACACCCTGGATTGGCACTTTCGTCCGGTGGTGCGCGAGCGTCTGCATTGGACCCACGCCGAAGCCAGCGCGGCGGCCCAGGCCCTGCTCAAGCGCACGGGGGAGTGGCATTACGAAACCTGGTACCGGCGTTTCTGGGAGTTTTGTGAAACCCACCTGATCGACCGGATCCAGGGCAGTTGGCATCACGAACTCGACCCGCTAAACCAGCCCGCCAGCAAGATCTGGGGCGGCAAGCCGGACCTGTACCATGCCTGGCAAGCGGTATTGCTGCCGGGCCTGCCCTTATCCCCAAGCATGGCCAGTGCGTTGGCGGCGGGCGCTTATGTCACCAAGTGGTGA
- a CDS encoding carbohydrate ABC transporter permease, translated as MTSLAKPSISFSRIAIHGVLILAVVLYLVPLVVMLLTSFKTPEDISTGNLLSWPTVITGIGWVKAWATVNGYFWNSFMITIPAVLISTTIGALNGYVLSMWRFRGSQLFFGLLLFGCFLPFQTVLLPASFTLGKMGLASTTTGLVFVHVVYGLAFTTLFFRNYYVSIPDALVKAARLDGAGFFTIFRRIILPMSTPIIMVCLIWQFTQIWNDFLFGVVFSSGDSQPITVALNNLVNTSTGAKEYNVDMAAAMIAGLPTLLVYVVAGKYFVRGLTAGAVKG; from the coding sequence ATGACTAGTCTCGCCAAACCTTCCATCAGCTTCAGTCGTATCGCGATCCATGGGGTGCTGATCCTGGCCGTGGTGCTGTACCTGGTGCCGCTGGTGGTCATGCTGCTGACCAGCTTCAAGACCCCGGAAGACATCAGCACCGGCAACCTGCTGAGCTGGCCGACGGTGATCACCGGGATCGGCTGGGTCAAGGCCTGGGCCACGGTAAACGGGTACTTCTGGAACTCGTTCATGATCACCATCCCGGCGGTGCTGATCTCCACCACCATTGGCGCGTTGAACGGCTACGTGCTGTCGATGTGGCGTTTTCGCGGTTCGCAGTTGTTCTTCGGCCTGTTGCTGTTCGGCTGCTTCCTGCCGTTCCAGACCGTCTTGCTGCCGGCCTCGTTCACCCTCGGCAAAATGGGCCTGGCCAGCACCACCACCGGCCTGGTGTTTGTGCATGTGGTTTATGGCCTGGCGTTCACCACGTTGTTCTTCCGTAACTACTACGTGAGCATTCCGGATGCGTTGGTCAAGGCCGCACGCTTGGATGGCGCAGGATTTTTCACCATCTTCCGTCGGATCATTCTGCCGATGTCCACACCCATCATCATGGTCTGCCTGATCTGGCAGTTCACCCAGATCTGGAACGACTTCCTGTTTGGCGTGGTGTTCTCCAGCGGTGATTCGCAGCCCATCACAGTGGCGCTGAACAACCTGGTCAACACCAGCACCGGGGCCAAGGAATATAACGTTGATATGGCGGCGGCGATGATCGCCGGGTTGCCGACCCTGCTGGTCTATGTGGTCGCAGGCAAGTATTTCGTGCGCGGCCTCACGGCCGGCGCGGTCAAGGGGTAA
- a CDS encoding ABC transporter substrate-binding protein, with protein MNAINRLAIAVSIASLFPLSAFAADSKGTVEVVHWWTSGGEKAAVDVLKAQVEKDGFTWKDGAVAGGGGATAMTVLKSRAVAGNPPGVAQIKGPDIQEWASTGLLDTDVLKDVAKAEKWDGLLDKKVSDTVKYEGDYVAVPVNIHRVNWLWINPEVFKKAGITKNPTTLEEFYAAADKLKAAGFIPLAHGGQPWQDSTVFEAVVLSVMGVDGYKKALVDLDNAALTGPDMVKALTELKKVATYMDADGKGQDWNLEAAKVINGKAGMQIMGDWAKSEWTAANKVAGKDYECVAFPGTDKAFTYNIDSLAVFKQKDAGTSAGQQDIAKVVLGENFQKVFSINKGSIPVRNDMLGDMAKYGFDSCAQTAAKDFLVDAKSGGLQPSMAHNMATTLAVQGAFFDVVTNFINDPKADPADTAKKLGAAIKSAK; from the coding sequence ATGAACGCGATTAATCGCCTCGCCATTGCTGTTTCCATTGCCTCGTTGTTTCCCCTCAGTGCATTTGCCGCCGACTCGAAAGGGACGGTTGAAGTCGTGCATTGGTGGACCTCGGGCGGTGAAAAGGCGGCGGTGGATGTCCTGAAGGCCCAAGTTGAGAAAGACGGCTTCACCTGGAAAGACGGAGCCGTCGCAGGTGGCGGTGGCGCCACCGCCATGACCGTACTGAAAAGCCGCGCGGTCGCCGGCAACCCGCCAGGCGTTGCCCAGATCAAGGGCCCTGACATCCAGGAGTGGGCATCCACCGGGCTGCTCGATACCGACGTCCTGAAGGACGTGGCCAAGGCCGAGAAGTGGGATGGCCTGCTCGACAAAAAAGTCTCCGATACCGTGAAGTACGAAGGCGATTACGTGGCCGTGCCGGTGAATATCCACCGGGTCAACTGGCTGTGGATCAACCCGGAAGTCTTCAAGAAAGCCGGCATTACCAAAAACCCTACGACTCTCGAAGAATTCTACGCCGCCGCTGACAAGCTCAAGGCCGCAGGCTTCATCCCGCTCGCCCACGGTGGCCAGCCTTGGCAGGACAGCACAGTATTTGAAGCCGTAGTGCTCTCGGTCATGGGCGTGGATGGCTACAAGAAAGCCCTGGTCGACCTCGACAACGCAGCCCTGACCGGCCCGGACATGGTCAAGGCGCTGACTGAACTGAAGAAAGTCGCGACCTATATGGACGCAGATGGCAAGGGCCAGGACTGGAACCTGGAAGCCGCCAAGGTCATCAACGGCAAGGCCGGCATGCAGATCATGGGTGACTGGGCCAAGAGCGAGTGGACGGCCGCCAACAAAGTCGCCGGCAAAGACTACGAGTGCGTAGCCTTCCCGGGCACCGACAAGGCCTTCACCTACAACATCGACTCCCTGGCCGTGTTCAAGCAGAAAGATGCCGGCACCTCGGCCGGGCAGCAAGACATCGCCAAGGTGGTGCTGGGCGAGAACTTCCAGAAGGTCTTCAGCATCAACAAGGGCTCGATCCCGGTGCGCAACGACATGCTCGGCGATATGGCCAAGTACGGCTTTGACAGCTGCGCCCAGACGGCGGCCAAGGACTTCCTGGTCGATGCCAAGTCTGGCGGCCTGCAACCAAGCATGGCGCACAACATGGCGACCACCCTGGCGGTACAGGGCGCGTTCTTTGATGTGGTGACCAACTTCATCAACGACCCGAAAGCCGACCCGGCCGACACCGCCAAGAAGCTGGGTGCGGCGATCAAGTCTGCCAAGTAA
- a CDS encoding ATPase, with the protein MRNDTKDDFDNVPSLRADIGDDDDFVPTAATSMRSRPAPVVKVKSASTGPLWALVGALLFAFVGLAWWSFQQISLMGQQLVATQESFARISEEAAGRLQDISGKVVASEANVNTGSEALKLQIKQLESQLLEQGKQQLGVAGQATDLDKRLAQMSASTTELTSANTQLQAQVQTLATELTTLKAAQAEAVKLNAEVKELSTDVAALKKQGNPATAIARLEQDLLVIKSELDNRAATEGPSNKEFDVFRIQTTRNITTLQTQMQNLQREVSAPARVTPLGQ; encoded by the coding sequence ATGCGTAACGATACTAAAGACGACTTCGACAATGTGCCGAGCCTGCGCGCCGACATTGGCGACGACGATGATTTTGTGCCGACCGCTGCCACGTCCATGCGCTCGCGCCCGGCGCCGGTGGTCAAGGTCAAGAGCGCCAGCACCGGGCCGTTGTGGGCCTTGGTTGGCGCGCTGCTGTTCGCTTTTGTGGGCTTGGCGTGGTGGAGTTTCCAGCAGATTTCCCTGATGGGGCAGCAACTGGTGGCGACCCAGGAGAGTTTTGCGCGTATCAGCGAGGAGGCCGCCGGCCGTTTGCAGGATATTTCCGGCAAAGTGGTGGCCAGTGAGGCCAACGTCAATACCGGCAGTGAAGCGCTCAAGCTGCAGATCAAACAGTTGGAAAGCCAATTGCTGGAGCAGGGCAAGCAGCAGTTGGGTGTGGCGGGCCAGGCCACCGACCTGGACAAGCGCCTGGCGCAAATGAGTGCCAGCACCACGGAGCTGACCAGCGCCAATACCCAGTTGCAGGCCCAGGTGCAAACCCTTGCAACGGAACTGACGACCCTCAAGGCTGCGCAGGCCGAAGCCGTCAAGTTGAATGCTGAAGTCAAGGAGCTGAGCACGGATGTGGCAGCCTTGAAGAAGCAGGGCAATCCGGCCACGGCCATTGCACGCCTGGAACAGGACCTGTTGGTGATCAAGAGCGAACTGGATAACCGTGCCGCTACTGAAGGGCCGTCGAATAAGGAGTTCGACGTGTTCCGCATCCAGACTACCCGCAACATCACGACCTTGCAGACCCAGATGCAAAACCTGCAACGGGAAGTCAGTGCACCGGCCAGGGTCACGCCCCTGGGCCAGTAA
- a CDS encoding carbohydrate ABC transporter permease: MSSVAVFSKASPFDALQRWLPKLVLAPSMFIVLVGFYGYILWTFVLSFTNSTFLPTYKWVGLAQYARLFDNDRWWVASKNLALFGGMFIGITLVIGVLLAVFLDQRIRREGFIRTIYLYPMALSMIVTGTAWKWLLNPGMGLDKLLRDWGWEGFRLDWLIDPDRVVYCLVIAAVWQASGFIMAMFLAGLRGVDQSIIRAAQIDGASLPRIYWSVVLPSLRPVFFSAVMILAHIAIKSFDLVAAMTAGGPGYSSDLPAMFMYSFTFSRGQMGMGSASAILMLGAILAIIVPYLYSELRTKRHD, encoded by the coding sequence ATGAGTTCTGTTGCTGTGTTCAGCAAGGCCTCGCCGTTCGATGCATTGCAGCGCTGGCTCCCCAAGTTGGTGCTGGCCCCAAGCATGTTCATCGTTCTGGTGGGCTTCTATGGCTACATCCTGTGGACGTTCGTGCTGTCGTTCACCAACTCGACGTTCCTGCCGACCTACAAGTGGGTAGGCCTGGCGCAATATGCGCGGTTGTTCGATAACGACCGCTGGTGGGTGGCGAGCAAAAACCTGGCGCTGTTTGGCGGCATGTTTATCGGCATCACCCTGGTGATCGGCGTGCTGCTGGCGGTATTCCTCGACCAGCGCATCCGTCGCGAAGGCTTCATTCGCACTATTTACCTGTACCCGATGGCGCTCTCGATGATCGTCACCGGTACGGCCTGGAAATGGCTGCTCAACCCCGGCATGGGCCTGGACAAATTGCTGCGTGACTGGGGCTGGGAAGGCTTTCGCCTGGACTGGCTGATCGATCCGGATCGTGTGGTGTATTGCCTGGTGATCGCGGCGGTATGGCAAGCCTCGGGCTTTATCATGGCGATGTTCCTCGCCGGCCTGCGTGGCGTTGACCAATCGATCATCCGTGCCGCACAGATCGACGGTGCGAGCCTGCCGCGCATCTACTGGAGCGTGGTGCTGCCAAGCCTGCGGCCAGTGTTCTTCAGTGCGGTGATGATCCTCGCGCACATCGCGATCAAGAGCTTCGACCTGGTGGCCGCGATGACCGCCGGTGGCCCTGGCTACTCATCCGACCTGCCGGCGATGTTCATGTACTCCTTCACCTTCAGCCGCGGCCAGATGGGCATGGGCTCGGCCAGTGCGATCCTGATGCTCGGCGCGATTCTCGCGATCATCGTGCCTTACCTGTACTCCGAGCTGAGGACCAAGCGCCATGACTAG
- a CDS encoding carbohydrate porin, which produces MKKQHNNTRLICQLSAVAALVLSANAMADEAFSADSKWMTGDWGGERTKLIEQGIDIKADYVGEAGYNAHGGYNNDKTGRYADQFGLGVALDLQKLWGWDNTQAKIQMTSRNGRNISNDRIGDPRAGTLSSSQEVYGRGHMVRLTQFWIQHQMFDNKLDVKLGYFGEGEDFNTFPCDFQNLSFCGSQVGNYVNTWYNWPVSQAAIRVKYHITPELYAQIGAYNQNPSQLEHGNGFKLSGSGTKGTVIPVELVWSPKVNNLPGEYRVGYYKSAADAPDVREDVNGNNAASTGEDYRTRSSKKGYWFVAQQQLTTHNGDASRGLNIAANATFHDKETNTVDNYQSIMLVYKGPFDARPKDDVGIGAARLHVNDDVRKNAQLLNEAGGFTDYSQVGYAPLRSTEYNYEINYGFHVTNWLTVRPNLQYVTHPGGVDKVDNALVAGLKIQSVF; this is translated from the coding sequence ATGAAAAAGCAACACAACAACACGCGCTTGATCTGCCAGCTGTCAGCCGTGGCAGCGCTGGTTTTGTCCGCCAATGCGATGGCTGACGAAGCGTTCAGTGCAGACTCCAAGTGGATGACCGGGGATTGGGGTGGCGAGCGGACCAAGCTGATCGAGCAGGGTATCGATATCAAGGCTGACTACGTTGGTGAGGCCGGCTACAACGCTCACGGCGGTTACAACAATGACAAGACTGGTCGTTACGCTGACCAGTTCGGCCTCGGCGTCGCGCTGGACCTGCAAAAGCTGTGGGGCTGGGACAACACCCAGGCCAAGATCCAGATGACCAGCCGTAATGGTCGCAACATCTCCAATGACCGCATTGGCGACCCGCGTGCAGGCACCTTGAGTTCATCTCAAGAAGTGTACGGCCGTGGCCATATGGTGCGCCTGACCCAGTTCTGGATTCAGCACCAGATGTTCGACAACAAGCTGGACGTGAAACTCGGTTACTTCGGTGAAGGCGAAGACTTCAACACCTTCCCGTGCGACTTCCAGAACCTGTCGTTCTGTGGTTCCCAAGTGGGTAACTACGTCAACACCTGGTACAACTGGCCGGTCAGCCAGGCCGCGATCCGCGTGAAGTACCACATCACGCCTGAGTTGTATGCGCAGATCGGTGCGTACAACCAGAACCCATCGCAGCTGGAGCACGGCAACGGCTTCAAACTCAGCGGCAGTGGCACCAAGGGCACTGTGATCCCGGTGGAGTTGGTCTGGTCGCCGAAGGTTAATAACCTGCCGGGCGAATACCGCGTGGGTTACTACAAAAGCGCTGCCGATGCTCCCGATGTGCGTGAAGACGTCAACGGCAACAATGCGGCTTCCACTGGCGAGGACTACCGTACCCGCAGCAGCAAAAAAGGCTACTGGTTCGTTGCCCAGCAGCAACTCACCACTCATAACGGCGACGCTTCCCGTGGTCTGAACATCGCGGCCAACGCTACGTTCCACGACAAGGAAACCAACACGGTCGACAACTATCAGTCGATCATGCTGGTGTACAAGGGACCTTTCGACGCCCGTCCAAAAGATGACGTCGGCATTGGCGCCGCTCGTCTGCACGTCAACGATGACGTGCGCAAGAACGCCCAGTTGCTGAACGAAGCTGGCGGGTTCACCGATTACAGCCAGGTAGGTTATGCGCCACTGCGCAGCACCGAGTACAACTACGAAATCAACTACGGCTTCCACGTCACCAACTGGCTGACCGTACGTCCCAACCTGCAATACGTCACCCACCCAGGTGGCGTGGATAAAGTCGACAACGCGCTGGTGGCCGGTCTGAAAATTCAGTCGGTGTTCTAA